Genomic segment of Picrophilus oshimae DSM 9789:
GCCCATTGTAATCATTGTTGAAATAAATATATGATTCATCAAAATTGTTTTCAAGAATTAATTCTGCAAAATAATCTAAACGATCGCTGTAATCCGTCATGTATCCATTTTCATCGCCATGGAATCTTAAATATAAAATTTTATCATCATATAAATTAAATGGCATCTTTTTTGAACTAACAGAAACAACATGTATTCCGGAATTAATTATATCATTAATTGATTTAAGATCCCATGACCTGCTCCTGAATTCTATGAAGCTGCCCCCTGGTATGTTTTCAATGATGTTTTTTATGTTTTCATCGCTTCTCTTAAATGACGGCGGCATCTGGTAAAGAACGCATTTCAGTTTTTCCTTTAATATCGATACATTTTTTATAAAGCTATTTATTAATTCAGCTGAGTCATTCAATTTATTTATATGCGTCACAAGCTTATTCATCTTAACTGAATAAACAAAATTCTCCGGCGAGTTCCTGTAATAATTCTTAAAGGTTCTCTCATCAGGCATCCTGTAGAATGTGGAGTTTATCTCAACGGTATTGAATTTTGATGTATAGTATTTAAACCATTGACTTTTTTTAAGATCCCCTGGATAAAATTTTTTATACCAGTGTAAATAGAACCATCCGGAGCAGCCTATGTAAATCATAAAAATCATTAAAATTATTC
This window contains:
- a CDS encoding DUF72 domain-containing protein; this encodes MIYIGCSGWFYLHWYKKFYPGDLKKSQWFKYYTSKFNTVEINSTFYRMPDERTFKNYYRNSPENFVYSVKMNKLVTHINKLNDSAELINSFIKNVSILKEKLKCVLYQMPPSFKRSDENIKNIIENIPGGSFIEFRSRSWDLKSINDIINSGIHVVSVSSKKMPFNLYDDKILYLRFHGDENGYMTDYSDRLDYFAELILENNFDESYIYFNNDYNGLAPKNALRLIEILNSK